One Erysipelothrix amsterdamensis DNA window includes the following coding sequences:
- a CDS encoding ECF transporter S component, with protein sequence MRENYEIKRTQTLVMIGIVTGLIATVTLIIKIPSATGGYLNLSDFVIMVSPIMLPLGGAIFAAGVGCALADIAGGYAVYAIFSLFIKAGEVIIIKLLERYLDTRQRWIPFSLAALWMMTMYGFVAVFLTKSWPSFFVALKGDLFQGVFAVILATIFYPRLQKLMKYLRGN encoded by the coding sequence ATGAGAGAAAACTATGAAATAAAACGTACCCAAACTTTAGTCATGATCGGAATTGTTACAGGGCTTATTGCGACCGTAACATTAATCATTAAGATTCCTTCCGCAACTGGAGGGTATCTCAACTTGAGTGATTTTGTTATCATGGTCTCTCCAATAATGCTTCCACTTGGTGGTGCGATTTTCGCGGCAGGGGTGGGTTGTGCGCTTGCTGATATTGCAGGAGGCTATGCAGTCTACGCGATTTTCTCGCTTTTTATTAAAGCTGGAGAAGTTATAATTATTAAGCTTTTAGAACGCTATCTAGACACACGTCAACGATGGATTCCATTTTCACTTGCTGCACTGTGGATGATGACGATGTATGGGTTTGTTGCGGTTTTCTTAACAAAGAGCTGGCCATCATTTTTTGTGGCATTAAAAGGCGATTTGTTCCAAGGTGTTTTCGCAGTCATATTGGCGACAATTTTTTATCCAAGATTACAAAAACTAATGAAATATTTAAGAGGTAACTAA
- a CDS encoding ComEC/Rec2 family competence protein encodes MCLVYGLLLGTLIDDLNLKIMVCFAWTGFLFYRKHCFRYLFPFLFLIMIMIHQCIIPIGVVVSMGEGELWLNVFNRKIRIPVSYEGNIGDVLWLSNDPMQSGHFNKLGTLPLMGTIYNAMSVYPNIQSYFFSRKESYLSLISFQIRSLSEFVVIIKKRFGIPMKMKTIRVCVALWYQYLFGVNASNLSILLRQVCSQRITMILLILLFPQPLKNPSFVIVYGPLLLRNLSRIFQNIPEWFLRSVLVFYSCKRLDVMSMILAKILKPLLGFILFTMYVLILIGLPLDLHDCFYSLWINVNVLIQERFTVYGLPPLVCLLFLFRSNSEFKSAVRLVLIAFVTVYNPSYTVTFIDVGQGDSILIRTPFSFHTTLIDTGRPSAYSEVRRVLSDYGIRTIDQFIITHADQDHDGSRNRILEDYKVGSVIDKKGSSLKVLHEFLEDRCYATKNDNSLILGLKIKHYVFLFMGDASKAQERDLTRLYQFEEPIFLIKLGHHGSRTSTDPRFIHDLKPRFGLVSSDPSKYGHPHSEVINTLDTYGVEILETSKLGTIDFVFTPFFDYFVSNRGHFGIIGLVIR; translated from the coding sequence ATGTGTTTAGTCTATGGATTGCTTCTTGGAACCTTGATAGACGACTTAAACTTAAAAATTATGGTGTGTTTTGCCTGGACTGGTTTTCTATTTTACCGTAAGCATTGTTTTCGATATCTGTTTCCATTCTTATTTCTCATTATGATTATGATTCATCAATGTATCATACCAATTGGTGTTGTTGTTTCGATGGGCGAGGGTGAATTGTGGCTCAATGTTTTTAACCGAAAAATACGCATTCCGGTAAGCTATGAAGGCAATATTGGTGATGTGTTGTGGTTATCTAATGACCCTATGCAGTCGGGTCATTTTAATAAACTTGGAACACTCCCATTGATGGGGACAATCTATAACGCGATGAGTGTGTATCCAAACATCCAATCCTATTTCTTTAGTCGAAAGGAATCATATTTATCTTTAATTTCATTTCAGATTCGATCGCTTTCTGAATTTGTCGTAATCATAAAGAAACGGTTTGGTATTCCAATGAAGATGAAGACGATACGAGTTTGTGTGGCACTTTGGTATCAATATCTGTTTGGTGTAAATGCTTCAAATCTTAGTATTTTGTTGCGGCAAGTATGTTCTCAGAGAATCACGATGATCCTTTTGATTTTATTATTTCCACAACCACTTAAGAACCCATCATTTGTCATTGTCTATGGACCTCTGTTACTGAGAAATCTGTCCCGCATATTTCAAAACATACCAGAGTGGTTTCTTCGGTCTGTTTTGGTTTTTTATTCCTGTAAACGTTTGGATGTTATGAGTATGATTTTGGCCAAAATCTTAAAACCGCTTTTAGGATTCATACTATTTACAATGTATGTACTTATTCTAATAGGTTTGCCGTTAGATTTACACGATTGTTTTTATTCATTATGGATTAATGTGAATGTTTTAATACAAGAGCGGTTTACGGTTTATGGCTTGCCACCATTGGTATGTTTATTATTTTTGTTTAGGTCAAACTCAGAATTCAAATCTGCAGTTAGATTGGTTTTGATCGCGTTTGTGACAGTCTATAATCCCAGCTATACTGTAACATTCATTGATGTTGGACAAGGGGATAGTATTTTGATACGAACTCCGTTTTCGTTTCATACAACATTGATTGATACGGGAAGACCTTCTGCGTATTCTGAGGTTCGCCGTGTCTTATCAGATTACGGAATACGAACCATTGATCAGTTTATCATTACCCATGCAGATCAAGATCATGATGGATCAAGAAATAGAATTCTAGAGGATTATAAGGTCGGTTCAGTCATTGACAAGAAGGGGTCTTCACTTAAAGTGCTTCATGAGTTTTTGGAAGACAGATGCTATGCCACAAAAAATGATAACAGTCTTATATTGGGTTTGAAGATTAAGCATTATGTTTTTTTGTTTATGGGTGATGCGTCAAAAGCCCAAGAAAGAGATTTAACGCGATTATACCAATTTGAAGAACCGATATTTCTCATTAAATTGGGTCATCATGGTTCAAGAACTTCGACAGACCCGAGGTTTATTCACGACTTAAAACCTCGGTTTGGTCTTGTAAGTTCAGACCCATCCAAATATGGTCATCCTCATAGCGAGGTAATTAATACTCTCGATACATATGGGGTTGAAATATTAGAGACTTCAAAACTTGGAACCATTGATTTTGTGTTCACACCATTCTTTGATTACTTTGTGTCAAATCGCGGTCACTTTGGTATAATAGGTTTGGTGATAAGATGA
- the rpsT gene encoding 30S ribosomal protein S20, whose protein sequence is MAIIASNAKRTKTNRKSEAANKSQRSSLKTALRSFNSAIESGDKEKAVILFNQSNSLLDKSITSNIHHKNYVARKKSDLSLKLNTLK, encoded by the coding sequence ATGGCAATTATCGCAAGTAATGCAAAACGTACTAAAACGAATCGCAAATCGGAAGCTGCAAACAAGAGCCAACGTTCAAGTTTAAAAACAGCTCTACGCAGTTTTAATTCCGCAATTGAATCGGGCGACAAGGAAAAGGCAGTGATCCTATTCAATCAATCCAATTCATTGTTGGATAAATCGATTACAAGTAATATTCATCACAAAAACTACGTAGCACGAAAAAAATCAGATTTATCATTAAAACTTAACACATTAAAATAA
- a CDS encoding NAD(P)-dependent oxidoreductase, translating into MKKIAWIGTGVMGKPMAEHLAKAGYSVSVYNRTFSKAKLMEPMVTACKTIEEVVHDADVVFAIVGYPSDVKDVFEEVMNHAKPGCLLVDMTTSSPSLAKSLARDAKEHGFRMLDAPVTGGDLGAINATLSIMVGGEQSDFDDVLPLLNVMGKTINYMGKHGNGQHAKLANQTAIAGALAGTAEALHYAHHHQIDMTTMLNVITGGSASSWQAANNGPKMISKDFEPGFYLKHFLKDLKLVMDEKENLYLPVVESVCKIYETLSKNGYDEMGTQAIIDYYIKQL; encoded by the coding sequence ATGAAAAAAATAGCGTGGATTGGTACAGGAGTCATGGGAAAACCCATGGCGGAGCATTTGGCTAAAGCGGGTTATTCAGTTTCAGTTTACAATCGAACATTCTCAAAAGCTAAACTAATGGAACCCATGGTAACTGCCTGTAAAACGATTGAAGAAGTAGTGCATGATGCAGATGTTGTTTTTGCGATTGTTGGGTATCCAAGTGATGTAAAGGATGTTTTTGAAGAAGTCATGAACCATGCGAAACCAGGTTGTCTCTTGGTGGATATGACAACATCATCACCTTCACTTGCGAAATCATTGGCAAGAGATGCAAAAGAACACGGATTCAGAATGCTTGATGCACCCGTCACCGGTGGAGACTTAGGCGCAATAAATGCAACACTCTCAATCATGGTGGGTGGAGAACAGTCGGATTTTGATGACGTTTTACCCCTTCTAAATGTAATGGGTAAAACAATTAATTATATGGGTAAACATGGTAATGGACAACATGCGAAACTTGCAAATCAAACAGCGATTGCAGGAGCTCTAGCGGGTACTGCAGAAGCATTACACTATGCACACCATCATCAGATCGATATGACTACCATGCTTAATGTTATTACCGGTGGATCTGCTTCCTCATGGCAAGCTGCAAATAATGGTCCTAAAATGATTTCAAAAGACTTTGAACCTGGATTTTATCTAAAACATTTCCTCAAAGATTTAAAACTTGTGATGGATGAAAAAGAGAATTTATACCTTCCAGTTGTGGAAAGTGTATGTAAAATATACGAAACCCTAAGTAAGAATGGGTATGACGAGATGGGTACACAAGCCATTATCGATTATTATATTAAACAATTATAA
- the hemW gene encoding radical SAM family heme chaperone HemW, whose product MSTKALYVHIPFCDHICGYCDFTRFHYARQISDQFMIRLIQQINTLPGDLKTIYVGGGTPTSLENDQLEALLKALKPKLADEYEWTFEGNPENLTEENVQMLHDYGVNRMSLGVQTTHDDLLEKIGRHHKFYDVEVGVKLLRKIGIENISLDLMYGLPGQSLESFESSMRDVIALKPDHVSIYALTVEPNSLFGRRGIQPVPIELETEMFLSCIQLMESAGYEQYEISNFALPGSRSQHNQVYWRYEDFYALGPGSSLKHNHQRKTWTTKLGMYLKEDAYHEVIDLTLEDEMFEFMMMGLRLKDGVAYSRFQERFGVALEDVFADAISEGVSRKLLYKSDDVLKTTFEGFVMLDDTLLPFMSILND is encoded by the coding sequence GTGAGTACTAAAGCACTTTATGTCCATATCCCATTTTGTGATCATATTTGTGGGTATTGTGATTTTACGCGGTTTCACTACGCGCGACAAATTTCTGATCAATTTATGATTCGCTTGATCCAACAAATTAATACTTTACCAGGAGATTTGAAGACAATCTATGTTGGTGGCGGTACACCAACTTCTCTTGAAAATGATCAGTTAGAGGCATTACTTAAGGCCTTGAAACCGAAATTAGCGGATGAATACGAATGGACCTTTGAAGGTAACCCAGAAAATCTTACTGAGGAAAACGTACAGATGCTTCATGACTACGGTGTAAACAGAATGAGTTTGGGTGTTCAAACAACTCATGATGACTTACTTGAGAAAATTGGGAGACATCATAAATTCTATGATGTTGAAGTGGGTGTTAAGCTTTTACGAAAGATTGGTATTGAAAACATATCTTTAGACTTAATGTATGGACTGCCAGGACAATCCTTGGAAAGTTTTGAATCATCCATGCGTGATGTTATCGCCCTAAAACCTGATCATGTATCCATCTATGCTTTAACCGTTGAACCCAATTCGTTATTTGGAAGACGTGGTATTCAACCGGTACCGATTGAACTTGAAACAGAAATGTTTCTTTCTTGCATTCAATTAATGGAAAGTGCGGGCTATGAACAGTACGAAATTTCAAACTTCGCTCTACCCGGATCAAGAAGTCAACATAACCAAGTCTATTGGCGCTATGAAGATTTTTATGCGCTTGGGCCTGGATCAAGTTTAAAACATAATCATCAACGTAAAACATGGACGACAAAGCTTGGAATGTACCTCAAAGAGGATGCCTACCATGAAGTCATCGACTTAACGCTTGAAGATGAAATGTTTGAGTTTATGATGATGGGACTTCGTCTTAAAGATGGCGTAGCCTATTCAAGATTTCAAGAACGTTTCGGAGTGGCATTGGAGGATGTCTTCGCAGATGCCATTTCAGAAGGTGTTTCGCGAAAACTTCTCTACAAATCAGATGATGTTTTAAAAACTACTTTTGAAGGGTTTGTAATGTTAGATGATACATTACTGCCTTTTATGTCAATTTTAAATGATTAA
- the fmt gene encoding methionyl-tRNA formyltransferase: MRVMFMGTTHFSCVVLQQLLDDGYDVVAVVTQPDRPFGRKKVLKAPPVKELAIEHQIPVIQPVKIKESIDDVLAFKPDLVVTCAYGQIVPKAILDYPKFLCLNVHASLLPKFRGGAPIHWSIIRGEKETGVTLMRMDVGMDSGDMLSSRSVSIEDQDMMGDVEAKLMEASKVLIREDLKSYLEGKLSFVPQDKDLVTLAYTIQRDDEFVSFMRPVTDVYNHIRGLIPWPVGYGVVEGMNVKFHGVTMCSSTHAYEPGEVVSVDEDGLTIACIGGTVTISLIQPAGKPVTSAHDFANGLGRNWKGKRFE; this comes from the coding sequence ATGCGTGTTATGTTTATGGGAACAACACATTTTTCATGTGTTGTGTTACAACAATTATTAGATGATGGTTATGATGTCGTTGCGGTGGTAACGCAACCGGATCGACCTTTTGGTCGCAAGAAGGTACTAAAAGCGCCACCAGTTAAAGAATTAGCAATCGAGCATCAAATTCCAGTAATTCAACCAGTAAAAATTAAAGAATCAATTGATGATGTTCTAGCGTTTAAACCTGATTTAGTGGTTACTTGTGCCTATGGTCAAATTGTACCGAAAGCAATACTCGACTATCCAAAATTTCTTTGCTTGAATGTTCATGCTTCATTGCTTCCAAAATTTAGAGGCGGAGCACCGATACATTGGTCAATTATTCGTGGTGAAAAAGAGACGGGTGTAACGTTGATGCGAATGGATGTGGGTATGGACAGCGGTGATATGCTTTCATCTCGCAGTGTATCAATTGAAGATCAAGATATGATGGGTGATGTAGAGGCTAAATTAATGGAAGCTTCTAAAGTGCTTATTCGTGAGGATTTAAAATCTTATTTAGAAGGTAAGTTATCGTTTGTACCTCAAGATAAAGATCTTGTGACACTTGCTTATACGATTCAACGTGATGATGAGTTCGTTTCATTTATGAGACCTGTTACAGATGTCTACAATCATATTCGTGGTCTTATTCCATGGCCTGTTGGATATGGTGTCGTGGAAGGAATGAATGTTAAGTTTCATGGTGTGACCATGTGTAGTTCAACGCATGCTTATGAACCAGGGGAAGTTGTATCAGTCGATGAAGATGGACTTACAATTGCTTGTATCGGAGGTACCGTTACTATTTCTCTGATACAACCAGCAGGAAAACCGGTAACGTCTGCACATGATTTCGCAAACGGACTTGGTCGAAATTGGAAGGGGAAACGATTTGAATGA
- a CDS encoding MazG nucleotide pyrophosphohydrolase domain-containing protein, which produces MNSHVYNRIQAMRKHFGWDKTDTIEFMTACVVEEALELKESLDDEENFKKEIADVLMYTISICLDRDYDIEALINDKIDEVMKREY; this is translated from the coding sequence ATGAATAGTCACGTTTATAATCGCATCCAAGCGATGCGTAAACATTTTGGATGGGATAAAACAGACACCATCGAATTTATGACTGCGTGTGTCGTTGAAGAAGCACTCGAACTCAAAGAGAGTTTGGATGATGAAGAGAATTTCAAGAAAGAAATTGCGGATGTTTTAATGTATACGATTTCGATTTGCTTGGATCGAGACTATGATATTGAAGCGTTAATCAACGATAAAATTGATGAGGTGATGAAACGTGAGTACTAA
- the rpsO gene encoding 30S ribosomal protein S15 has protein sequence MLSKSEKQAIMTQYARHEGDTGSAEVQVAVLTAEINLLTEHMKEHKKDFHSNRGLLKKVGRRRNLLTYLRNEDINRYRELITSLGLRK, from the coding sequence ATGTTATCAAAATCAGAAAAACAAGCAATCATGACTCAATATGCACGTCATGAAGGCGATACAGGTTCAGCAGAAGTTCAAGTAGCTGTTCTTACAGCAGAAATCAACTTGCTTACAGAACACATGAAAGAACACAAAAAAGATTTCCACTCAAACCGTGGTCTTCTTAAAAAAGTTGGACGTCGTCGTAATTTATTAACTTACCTACGTAACGAAGACATTAACCGTTACCGTGAATTAATCACAAGCCTAGGATTAAGAAAATAA
- the udk gene encoding uridine kinase: MSPIVIGIAGGSASGKSSIAKKLKKHFDETQKVVIIKMDDYYKDQSHLPMEERLATNYDHPFAFDMDLLVSDMESLKSGVSIQKPVYDFMNHTRSQYSEEIQCNDVIVLEGLMTLDDARLRDLLDIKVFVDAPADIRFIRRLVRDVNKRGRTLEHVIEQYMSTVRIMHEQFVEPSKRYADIIIPEGAHNTVAIDLLTTKISSIIGTSVL; the protein is encoded by the coding sequence ATGAGTCCAATTGTTATTGGGATTGCTGGTGGAAGTGCATCCGGTAAATCAAGTATTGCGAAAAAGTTAAAAAAACATTTTGATGAAACACAGAAAGTCGTCATTATTAAAATGGATGACTATTATAAAGATCAAAGCCACTTACCAATGGAAGAACGATTGGCTACCAATTACGATCATCCATTTGCATTTGATATGGATTTACTCGTTTCTGATATGGAGTCTTTAAAATCAGGTGTATCAATTCAAAAACCTGTATATGATTTTATGAATCATACCCGAAGTCAATATTCAGAAGAAATTCAGTGTAATGATGTTATTGTTTTGGAAGGGTTGATGACGTTAGACGACGCTCGTTTACGTGATCTTCTCGATATTAAAGTTTTTGTGGATGCACCGGCAGATATTCGTTTTATTCGCCGTCTTGTACGTGATGTCAATAAACGTGGACGTACGTTGGAGCACGTTATTGAGCAATATATGTCTACAGTTCGTATTATGCATGAACAGTTCGTAGAACCCTCAAAACGTTATGCTGATATTATTATCCCCGAAGGGGCTCATAACACAGTTGCTATTGATTTACTTACAACTAAAATAAGTAGTATCATTGGTACGAGTGTGTTATAA
- the lepA gene encoding translation elongation factor 4 yields the protein MNQKNIRNFSIIAHIDHGKSTLADRILEQTHTVAHRDMQAQLLDQLDLERERGITIKLNAVQLAYQANDGQEYIFHLIDTPGHVDFTYEVSRSLAACEGAILIVDATQGIQAQTLANAYLAIENDLEIMVVINKVDLPSADPERVKREIEDVLGIDASNAPLISAKTGLNIDQVLEGIVAQIPAPQGDVEAPLQALVFDSIYDSYRGVIAFVNIKQGQVKVGDEIKFMASGAVFEVTELGVRTPTEIKKDKLVTGEVGWISASIKSIKEIGVGDTITLADNPAAEALPGYRKLNPMVYCGLYPIDSKRYTDLREALEKMQLNDSSLVFEPETSQALGFGFRCGFLGLLHMDVIQERLEREYQFDLIATAPSVEFHVFLTNGEMLKLDNPSKMPISNVIDHVEEPFVEAQIMVPSEYVGAVMELCQNKRGIYVDMQTIDGTRMNIVYHLPLVEIVFDFFDRLKSTTRGYASFDYDFIGYQQSNLVKMDILLNGEIVDALSTIVHRDFAFNRGKAITEKLRTLIPRQQFEVPIQAAINQKVIARSTIKALRKNVIAKCYGGDISRKKKLLEKQKEGKKRMKQVGSVEIPQEAFMSVLSMDDE from the coding sequence ATGAATCAAAAAAATATTCGAAATTTTTCAATTATCGCTCATATTGACCATGGAAAATCAACATTAGCGGATCGTATTTTAGAACAAACGCATACTGTTGCTCATCGAGACATGCAAGCACAACTTCTGGATCAATTAGATCTTGAACGTGAGCGCGGCATTACAATTAAGTTAAATGCGGTACAACTTGCTTATCAGGCAAATGATGGCCAAGAGTATATTTTCCATTTAATTGATACTCCAGGTCACGTTGACTTTACCTACGAAGTGTCTCGATCACTTGCAGCGTGTGAAGGTGCCATTTTGATTGTGGATGCAACACAAGGTATTCAAGCACAGACGCTTGCGAATGCATATCTTGCAATTGAGAATGATCTTGAAATTATGGTTGTTATCAATAAAGTTGATTTGCCATCAGCAGATCCAGAACGTGTGAAGCGTGAAATTGAAGATGTTCTCGGAATTGATGCAAGCAACGCACCATTAATCAGTGCGAAAACAGGTCTAAATATTGACCAAGTGCTTGAAGGTATTGTTGCGCAAATTCCTGCACCGCAAGGTGATGTTGAAGCGCCACTTCAAGCTCTAGTCTTTGACTCAATTTACGATTCTTATCGTGGTGTAATTGCATTTGTAAACATTAAACAAGGTCAAGTTAAAGTTGGCGATGAGATTAAGTTTATGGCTTCAGGCGCAGTGTTTGAGGTTACTGAGTTAGGTGTACGTACACCTACTGAAATTAAAAAAGATAAACTTGTAACAGGTGAAGTTGGTTGGATTAGCGCAAGCATCAAATCAATTAAAGAAATTGGTGTAGGGGATACAATTACCTTGGCTGATAATCCAGCAGCCGAAGCGTTACCGGGTTATCGTAAATTAAACCCGATGGTTTATTGTGGACTTTATCCAATTGATAGTAAACGTTATACGGATTTGAGAGAAGCTTTGGAAAAAATGCAACTCAATGATTCTTCTCTTGTTTTTGAACCTGAAACATCACAAGCACTTGGCTTCGGATTCCGTTGTGGATTCCTTGGGTTGCTTCATATGGATGTTATCCAAGAACGATTGGAACGTGAATATCAATTTGATTTAATCGCAACAGCACCTTCGGTTGAATTCCATGTTTTCCTTACAAATGGGGAAATGTTAAAGCTGGATAATCCATCAAAAATGCCGATTTCAAATGTTATTGATCATGTTGAAGAGCCATTTGTAGAAGCGCAAATTATGGTGCCATCCGAGTATGTGGGTGCTGTTATGGAACTTTGTCAAAATAAACGTGGTATTTATGTTGATATGCAAACGATTGATGGTACACGCATGAACATTGTTTACCATCTACCACTTGTGGAAATTGTGTTCGATTTCTTTGATCGACTCAAATCAACAACACGTGGCTATGCATCGTTTGATTACGATTTTATCGGCTACCAACAATCTAATCTTGTGAAAATGGACATTCTTCTTAATGGAGAAATTGTCGATGCTCTTTCCACAATCGTGCATCGTGACTTCGCATTTAATCGCGGAAAAGCGATTACTGAAAAGCTTAGAACATTGATACCAAGACAACAATTTGAAGTTCCGATTCAAGCTGCGATTAACCAAAAGGTTATTGCTCGTTCTACCATTAAAGCACTTCGTAAAAACGTTATTGCGAAATGTTATGGTGGTGATATTTCTCGTAAGAAAAAACTTTTAGAGAAACAAAAAGAAGGTAAGAAACGCATGAAACAAGTAGGTTCTGTGGAAATACCTCAAGAGGCATTCATGTCTGTTCTATCAATGGATGATGAATAG
- the holA gene encoding DNA polymerase III subunit delta — MIDVIVGKEPSLVKSKVQSIIKEYENQYGVFDVSHFDTRDKGFVFDHVLESALTVSLFGDKKAVVLNTHDELIKEVETALSTLMSQSMFDVSLIVIFEKKPLVKSVIGKAIAKHARVHQIKDMDVGQLSLLMKQEIERLDFKMSNAAMVELLDRVGNDVARLYQELNKLSLVGEPIEQEQVRQLVAKNIDEDIFAISNALLEKKIGKAFSVYQNLLAQKVDPLALLGLIGSSIRKIYQISALYEQGVSNKGIADRLSLSEKQVYYLVKNQMRPSFGLLSLLNQLAQIDQDVKQGKIDRFVAFELFMLEAMI; from the coding sequence ATGATAGATGTAATCGTAGGAAAAGAACCCTCTCTTGTTAAGAGCAAGGTTCAAAGTATCATAAAGGAATATGAAAATCAGTACGGTGTTTTTGATGTGTCACATTTTGACACGCGTGATAAAGGATTTGTTTTCGATCACGTTCTTGAGAGCGCTCTGACTGTATCGCTTTTTGGTGATAAAAAGGCGGTAGTTTTAAACACACATGATGAACTCATAAAAGAAGTGGAAACAGCACTGAGTACGTTGATGTCACAATCGATGTTTGATGTAAGTCTTATTGTAATCTTTGAGAAAAAACCATTGGTAAAGTCCGTTATCGGTAAAGCGATTGCGAAGCATGCACGTGTTCATCAAATTAAAGACATGGATGTTGGTCAACTTAGTTTGCTGATGAAGCAAGAAATTGAGCGCCTTGATTTTAAAATGTCCAATGCCGCTATGGTTGAATTGTTAGATCGTGTTGGTAATGATGTAGCACGTTTATATCAAGAGTTGAATAAATTGAGCTTGGTGGGTGAACCGATCGAACAAGAACAGGTTCGTCAACTCGTAGCTAAAAACATCGATGAAGATATTTTTGCGATTTCAAATGCACTTTTAGAAAAAAAAATTGGTAAAGCTTTTTCAGTTTATCAAAATTTACTTGCGCAAAAGGTAGACCCGCTCGCGCTTTTAGGTTTGATTGGCAGCAGTATTCGTAAAATCTACCAAATTAGTGCCTTGTATGAACAAGGTGTTTCAAACAAAGGAATTGCGGATCGTTTGTCACTTTCAGAAAAGCAGGTCTATTATTTGGTTAAAAATCAGATGCGCCCTTCCTTCGGATTGTTGAGTTTATTAAATCAGCTAGCGCAGATTGATCAAGATGTTAAACAAGGAAAAATTGATCGCTTTGTTGCCTTTGAGTTATTTATGTTGGAAGCGATGATATAA
- the greA gene encoding transcription elongation factor GreA has product MTERIPVTQAGLDELNRELRQLIEVERPEVIEDLKAARAQGDLSENADYDAARDRQARVEARIREIEATLTKVEIIDGDKAKKHKTVGLGATVTIYDMEMEIEETFSIVGSVEADPENGKLSNVSPLAQAMNEAKEGDVVEVQVDEPYEVKVLKIN; this is encoded by the coding sequence ATGACAGAAAGAATTCCTGTAACACAGGCTGGTTTAGATGAATTAAATCGTGAACTTCGTCAATTAATCGAAGTAGAACGTCCAGAAGTTATTGAAGATTTAAAAGCAGCACGCGCACAAGGTGACTTGTCTGAAAATGCTGATTACGATGCAGCTCGTGATCGTCAAGCACGTGTTGAAGCTCGTATCCGTGAAATTGAAGCGACTTTAACTAAAGTTGAAATTATTGATGGAGACAAAGCAAAAAAACATAAGACAGTTGGTCTTGGTGCAACGGTTACAATTTATGATATGGAAATGGAAATTGAAGAAACATTTTCAATCGTTGGTTCTGTTGAGGCAGATCCAGAAAATGGTAAACTTTCAAACGTTTCACCACTTGCTCAAGCTATGAACGAAGCTAAAGAAGGCGACGTTGTTGAAGTTCAAGTCGATGAACCTTATGAAGTTAAAGTTCTAAAAATTAACTAA
- a CDS encoding ComEA family DNA-binding protein — protein MKLIVLCFFLVGFVSLGLIGRLEYKKKPEITVEVDSKSYHVPVEHDDTFQKILNRIGIQVSNLKEIPEIDSFKEGQVIRLESKKQCISLNISSAQELIQIKGIGPRKADAILKYRIEHEKFISVEELLNIKGIGPKLLERIKDSICV, from the coding sequence ATGAAATTAATTGTGCTGTGTTTCTTCCTTGTAGGTTTTGTTTCCTTAGGATTGATTGGAAGGTTGGAGTATAAAAAAAAGCCGGAAATTACGGTTGAAGTGGATTCGAAATCATATCACGTGCCTGTTGAACACGACGATACATTTCAAAAAATTCTTAATCGTATTGGAATTCAGGTTTCAAATTTAAAAGAAATACCCGAAATAGATTCTTTTAAAGAAGGACAAGTGATTCGGCTTGAATCAAAAAAACAGTGTATCTCACTGAACATATCATCTGCCCAGGAGTTAATTCAAATAAAAGGTATTGGTCCTCGCAAGGCGGATGCGATTCTAAAATATCGCATTGAACATGAAAAGTTTATAAGCGTTGAAGAACTCTTAAATATTAAAGGCATTGGTCCAAAGCTTTTAGAACGTATTAAGGATTCGATATGTGTTTAG